AGTGAACGTGTTGCTACATTATGTAAACTGTAGTGTTTTATAGAGATTTCCACCACTTTGACATCACTTATTCACCACACTCTCAAGTGAGATATCGTGTTgaacactcaaagagaaattccatatctttGCGCAACCCATGTATTATTCGCTATGTCACTGTAATTTGACAAAAGTAAGTAACACAAACCTGAAATATAACAGCAGGAGGAGCAAACTGGACATCAGGATGCACCTCTTGGAAGTCAAGAGTTATTGATCTTTTGGAAGGTCTTGAAGGCATACTGCTTGATGGAGACAATGTTTTTGTGGTGGTGTGTGGAATGCAATGTTGACTTTCTTCACTTGTAATGTGGCTCATCATATTGGTAATACACAAATCAAAGCTTCCTGGTAGCTTAGCTCCTTGGAATACTGTTCCTTCCACAACTTCAACACTTCCCTGGGTGGTTACCTCCACATTTTGTTCCTCATTAGCACACCTCACAACAAACTCCCCACCACTTTCCAATCCTTCAGTGACAAATTGCACTTGTGGAATTGAAGTTGGAACTGTGGCACCTGATGAGTTTGTCTTGATGTCACTATCATCAGATTGTTTCCTTTCTGCGTCAAACACAGTATCAGCAGATACAAGCTGGGAATGCCCCGCAGAGGTCACTAAGGCACACAGAGTGGTCGTGGACAATGATGAAGGGAATTGCACACCAACTGATGTCAACTGGGAAGCATCATCTACATTCAATTTGCCCCCATGAAATGCTCCTATTGTGGTGTACAtgacttctgtttctgttTCACTTGTTGCACTGCCACAGCTTACAGGTCCAAGCTCTTCTGGAAGATTCAAACAATATTaagaggtcagggtttgaaTCCCCATTCAGACCTTTCTTGCTACTGCTTAAGCAGCACAAAAATgtaatgatcaaattcaatgAATCCACAcagcatttcaaatacaaatacCGGTAATATTCTTGTATTACCACCATCAATAATACGAGTTGTTAAAGGTTGAAAACACACTTCGATGCCAATACAGCTTTGTCATTTCTCATTTCCTTTCTTAAAATATATCAAGACAAATCACCTGAAGGAAAAGTTCACTAATAAAGGTTGCTTAACCACCAACTCAATGGCACTATTCACCAAAAAGTAAATACAGTAAAACCCTCAGAAAGcaccattttcaaattaatacaATACATTGCTCTAATGTAAGACTGTCTGACAACTTTTAAACTGTTACATTGTTATTCATGAAACCTTCATTCTAGATTTAAAGTAACTTCAAGGGAAATTTTGAACCAAGATTATCTAAAATTTTAGACAGGAAcagtttataataattattattcaaactTTTTGCATCTCCAAAATGATAGCATTGTGAAATTTAGGCTGCCTTGTGTAAGCATTGCATTGTTGAGAGATAGCTGTCCCATCAAGCTTAGGATTGTTAATGAACTACTACTACTTTAGACTTTCTTACCAACTATGGCTTTAAATCCATGTCTCTTTTGGTGCACTCTCAGATTTGCTGCAGTCGTGTAGGTTTTGCCACAACCTTCTATATCACATTTAAATGGCTTTTGTCCTGTGTGTTTACACAAGTGGACATTCAGACTACTTCCAGCAGTGAACGCCTTGTTACAACCTGAAGAATATCATAAGAAACTGTGATAATGCAAATATCagtaaaatcaagaaaagattCTCTTTAAACACCTGGCATTGTAGTTTTATCTTCAGTGCTGTTACCAGTCATTAAAGGTCAAGAGCACccaacaaacaaattattagGCCAAAGCCTTTGAGAGACATTTCTAGGCTCCTTGTAATGCATAAAGACTGTCTAAAGATATGTTTTTATTATCTGTTCGGACATCTTAGCTGAGAATTTTAGGGAATATCTTTGTTTCAGAAATTGCTAGCTGATTGTTACCCTCTAAGAACTTCCAACTGAACCATTTGCTCATCTGAAATTGCTAGTTGACGTTTTGAAGTGCCAGAAATTGCAAATAGATAAAAAAAGATCCCTTTTGAAAACATAGGAGATTAGTTTTCCCTGGTTGCCAATCTTTTGTCTGATGATTCCAAGTTCGGGTGAGGCCTAACACACTATATACTGTGAAGTTTTCATACCCAATTATTCCATGTGGGATCAACCCTTAGTAttggaattgggcccacacaaggacagagaaaaactttGACCAGGgtggggtttgaacccatgatCTTCGGATGAGATTAACTCTGCTCccccgactgagctacaaggccaGAACAGGAGCAGGCTGTGGGTATGCGAGATGTTATACCCAAGCCTAAATTTAGATCATTGATGGAATCATTACTTTAAATATGCTTCTAAAGGAAATCAGATACAATTATCTTTTAGCTGATATGTTTTAGTGAATAAATCTGTAGGTGTTTGGCAACGTAAACCCAAAATTCAGAGAATGGTTTGACTCTAGATCTCCTgaaacacaataataattatttctctgaAGATCATCATTGGGTGCCCTGCTAGGTGCTATATAAATACTGCATACCAAATTATTCCAACATATTCAAACTTGATCAGTTTAAAAAAAGCTACACAAGAAACACAGCCTAATTTTTTGGCAGTTTAATCCCAAGAGACTCAAGGGGTCACTTTGCTTTTAATCCAAGAGAGAACTTTTCGAAAAGTTACATTGACTCATTGTGgaattttctcatgatcaacaacagtcaattattattattatacaagACCAGAACAAAATCAGAATGTCAAAGTAGAGTGGGGAATTATTTttggttatttattattgttaccgGTATTATATGGGTTAAATATTtgaataatataattattataatagaATCATAAATTATAGTtgattaatataataataatattattatttttatcattactTAGCTAACATAATAGCAGTTCTGGGAATCAAACCCATGACATATATGGTGAGAGGCAGCTGGCTCTCACTGCAATATCGGATTCCTCATAaggtttacaataatttaatcaCCTTCAATTGGGCAAACAAAAGGCTTTTCGCCAGTGTGTACAAGCATATGAGTCTTCAAATGACTTGATCTTGAAAAAGATTTACAGCAGCCATCATAGCTACAAATGAATGGTCTTTCGCCTGTGTGCTTTCTCATGTGTCGTTTAAGTTTGTATGCACTAGTAAATGACCAGGCACACCcctaagaacaaaaaaacaaggtaATGTAAAAAAGAGCAGCTCTTGATCACATATAATATATTGATGACAGGAAGTGCATCATCGGTTAGTCTAAGAAAGAAGGGGTGTAGTGTAATTAAGGTCCACCAAGGCTATAGTTCATTTTGAGAGATTACTTTAAAGTATGTTCTGAAATTGTACGTCATTGTACAACATTTCATCCTTAATTTATGAGCAAGGCAATGATGGTTTGAAATCAGCCAATTAAAGTTATTTGAAATTCCTATAATTCTGACagcataaaattaatgcacaTCTCTTAAAAAAGACCAAAATTTGGTATCGAGCAGGTTGATGTTAGGGTCATATTTGCCCTGTGAAGAGATCACAAAGCAGACATTTGGAGCATTggtctttaaaaaaaaaagcatatcTCTTTTAAAACAGAGAACTTACAACAATAGGATTGGAAGTCAAACTGTACATAATACCTCTTCTTTGCAATGAAAGGGTCTTTCTCCTGTGTGAGATCTCAAATGTAGCTTCAGCTTGGAAGCCTTGGTGAACCTCTTGCCACACCCAACTACAGGGCACAAGTGTGGTTTATCACCATTGTGTATCTTCATGTGTGATGTTAGAGTTCCGTGTGCGGAAAACACCTTGCCACAACCTTCCATTTCACATCGATGTGTCTTGTTTTCTGCTTGGTGTCTTCTTTCATGAACCTTTAACTTATGTGCAGTGGGAAACATCTTATCACAGCCTTCAAATGAGCACATGTGAGTATCTGTCCTGAAGTGGGCCTTTTGGTGTGATTTTAAGTTGTAAGCTGTGGTGAAACATTTCCCACATCCCTCTTGAGGGCACTGTTATATGcaaattgtaaagaaatacattataattttgaattgaaattttacCTTTTACTAAATGATCAAGTACAAATTTTGCCACTGATTCTTCTTTCATGTCTAGGATTGAATGGCACATTATAAAAACCATTTTGAAGTGTGTTAAAATACTCCAGACAATTGAGAACACcagagaaatgtagaaaacacaagCCTGCAGCTTGTGTTTTCTAAATTTCCTTCATGGTCTCAAATGCCCATGCATTGTTTTTTATCACTGTAATACAcagcttaggcttctttatttatgTTAATACATGAATTCATGTATATGACCCAGCTCCCAGTTTGCTTAATAGCACAACTGGTAGAACTGTACCCAGAGGTCAGGGTTAGATTTCCATTAAGACGTTTCTTGCTACTTACTTAAGCAGCaccaaaaactgcaaagattGTACACAAATTTGTTTCACTGctcagttcaaatacatgaatttcatgtattaacgtaatataaatatatgtaataataattatacatatTATGTTAGTAATACTAATTTATATAAATTATGCTACACTGTACGTATTTTCCACCACGATAACGTAAAGAGGGTTCTGGCACGATTCTTTACATAAAGTACCCTCATTCTCTTCCTTTCAAACTTGACCTATCCCCCCAAACAAGCATCCTACTGCAGTCAGTCTTACCAAAAATGGCTTCTCCCCAGTATGACCCCTCATGTGTCTCTTCAATTTGTATGATGTTGTGAAGGCCCATTCACAGCCTTCATGAGGACACTgaagtgaaaacaaagaaatgacagGAAAAATCATAAAGGTTACAGTAAATGGCTTCAACGTTTTAATTCAATCCTAGAAAAATGTTAATAAGCAAAATATTTAAGGCATGAAAAAGTGGCAAGCAATTTTATTGAACAAAGCCTACATTTTTGTAGAAAATATTGAGtttaaaaaccaaaattattacacCATCACCACATATATCAGTCGCAAACTTCAGTGTTAGTGGATTACAAAAACTGCTTTGAAAATTCAGTGCTCATTTCTTTGAGGATTATTCCTGATGAACTGATCGTACACATAATTTACGGCAAGATTTCTGAAGCtcaaaacagacaaagaagagaaagacaaaattCTGTTCCCAAGATTTCACCTTGAATGGCCTCTCAACAGAATGTGACAGCATGTGTAGTTTTAATTTGTGGGCTTTATCACAAACTACATTACAATCTGGTTCAGGACATGGATGGCCTTTTGCATCTGAACAATCTTCTCCTCCTccctttcaaaaaaaataaatacaaaataagGTTTGTCAGCTTTAATGCAGCCTGACAACAATACCACTAGTCTTGATGCATATTTGATATATTTTAGGTGGAACAATGTGTGACTATTAGGATTCTGGACATGAGTGGGCTCAGACAAATGTTTGGTCATCATAAATGGTAAGATTACTGTAATTATAAATGGAATATATATTTTCCAAAGCAGCTTTTCCTGtctaagaggattttgaatTGAGATTAAGCTTGCTCAGTTGGCATGTCAATGGTTAATGATTGACATtaagctaaaaaaaattctgtttttaACCTTATCTTAAGATATGATGGGAAAATTCTGATCCTTAATATGGTTTTAaggaatttgaaaacaataactgttttattttattaggcCAAATCCtagttgaaataaatttaacaagTTTGCATACTTGCTCATGTTGTGATATTGCATTAACATCAACACAAGAGTTTGTATCTTGAGCCACATTTATATGGATTGCCTGATTTGCCGTCCCTCCAGGTAAAAGCATCCCACTCAGTAACACATGTTGCTGCTCAGAAAGCATCACACTCCTGCTGAAATCTACTGGAGAAGGCATTACATCCAGGCAAGTAGTAGTGTCACCAGTATTGAGCATTGAATTAGAGGTAACAACCTGAAAGTAAGATATCATGGGGCATTGTCAACTACTACAGTACAATGGTGCTCTATttatagaccactagttgccCTAACCCCAAACCctcaatttttatcagttcAAAGGATGCTCATAAGactgaaattaattttagccACCTACAGTGCAAAGTCATCTGTACTTTAAGTCCTTGTAGAAATAACGGTCTAGGTATAAAGCCCTTTGTAGTCCCAGAACTTTTCCTTCGTTAGAGCAGTGGGTTGACCCTTGTCAAGGTTGAAATCAGTTCAACCTTagctaaatttgtttttatgtcCAGAATTATAAATTACTGGATTCACTCCAAATTTTGATGTGTCCCATTAAATCCAAGAGTAAAGTAGCTTTGACATCAGGGTTGCAATAATAATCACAGATTCATGACATTCTTTTTTCACAGAAATTAAAGCAACAATTTTTATTACCTGGTAATGAGCTTCGCTACCTTGAGAACCACTTTGTGATAATATGGCTGGAACTTCTGTTGAAAAAGTTGTCACATCGGTAGGAAGAATATTACCAGTCACCAAAGAAATTGTCTGTGTGTTTGGATCAACCTTGATCATGATTTTCTGGTTCTCTGCTTGTTTTCTCTGCTCTTGTTCTGAAGCATCTTCCTCCAAATGTACGTCTTTATTGGAAACAGCTTTGTCAGTTTCGTTGTTTATTCTTGAGTGCTCCTCTGTCATATAGAAATAGCattattataacaatagagtttatgttcgcgggcataaatatgttttgggcccgactcagactcattttagcctgagccgctaggcgagggctaaaatgagtctgagaagggcccaaaacatatttatgcccaagaacataaactctattactattaatatcactttggagggcattgagaaaataaaaactgaaaaaaataacaacaaaacactctgaagaatatttttttcatcagcgctgtgagaaaacgtcaacaaactttgaaatggcttctcgattttgattggctgcttagatcgtacgattatttgattctgattttttattggtttatttcagcgggctaaaatacattttaggccgccaaattctccattttagcccgcaaaatgcaccacaatgcccgacaaagtgataataatttataataatcaAACAGAGTAACATgctgttaaaatttaatattctaaGAGTGATTTCTCCACCTTTGATACAGGGTCTGGAAGGGGGGGTCCTGGTCCCGCATTCCCGCCCCTTTTTCGCGAGAATCCCGCATCCCGCGCGTTTTTCATCAGTTTCCCGAATCTCGCTTTTCTTTCCcagaaaaatacattaaaaagTCTAATTTCTACAAAAGCTAATAAATGTAAGATGTAGGTTGATCCTTTCCATtgatattttgaatttaagtGTGTTTTTAAAGgcttctgcaaaaagaaatagcttttttttttacctcagTACGAAGAGAGCTGGCATCACTATTTGCCATATCTGTAGGCCAATCTAGCGTTAAAGCTGTTCAAAAAAATCCCCTCAACATTATAATAAAAGTGAGGCTGCCGAAGAGACTGAAGAGCTTATTAAGTAATATATCTAGTCAATAATCGGTATGTTATGTCACCAAGAGCACTTTTCTGGCATCTGATTGAAACACTCCCTGACCATTAAGACCTATTAACCAGATACCCTATAGGGTGTTTGGTTTGAAAGGAGACACCACTTAGTGCTCGCCTGGTTGATTTGCAGTTGACGGTTTGCTGCATTCCCGACCGACTCGCAAacataaattccgcatcccgTGTCCAGTTTTTGGCGAGTTTCGCTTCTGGGGGAACAGTCAAATCCCAGATCCCGTCAATATATTTATCGTTTCCCGATTCCCGAGCCGTATTTTGGTCAAATCCCGAATCCCAAAAATACCCTTCCAGACCCTGTTGATAACCATATTGATTTTTTCCCTCAAGCAACCACATGAGATTTTGTATTTTAGGTGGGGGTGGTGGTAAGAGGATGTTGGAGAAGGAAAAGTGCTAATCCAATGCTGATCATCGTACTGTTTTAACTCCACTGCACCTTTGAGCTGTTTAACTTTGCCTTGTAATTACCTTCGTAGAGAAATTGCCCAATTTCTTTATCACCAATTTGATATTCAGAACCTGAGAATGGTATATCCATTTCCTCATCATGATTGACTCTGTTGCCACGTTCAAAATGTGTTGAGATATCCTCTAAGTTGTCATGAGCAATTATGAAGCTGCATTCTTGATCTACACTGGTGTGATCTGTCTCGCAGCCTTCTGCGATTGCATTAACAAATTGTTTCTCACTGACTTTGTCGGCACATGTTGTGGTGATAGAAAGCTCATTTTCAAgtaatgatgaagatgatgatgtgACTTCCACGTCAAATAGGGAATCTGGAACactgtttttgttgtcttcCAGTATTCTATCATTCTTATGAAATCCATGGTCTGAGAGCTCTGTGTGACCATAAAAGAATAAGCATCCAATTAAAATGCTCTGATGGTTTTTTTAAGAATGGCTGTAGGCAACCTAAGCGTTAGCATGATTTGTGCTggtatttgtataggtaatagcatgacttgtagtggtatttggcaataataccgcaagtgatatttcaaaattgtccaaaataccatGAGccgcaaattttgaaatattatgagctggtattattgccaaatactacgtgcaggtcatgctattatttgtttataatagaagccgagaaattttcggTAACACATaagagacctttctttttacggttgaaaaaaacaaacacaggcgtctacgttcgtaacaatctttttacgtcagtggaagaaatgattgacagttttttgtgaaaccagtacaaaccattcaaggcaaacaacatgaaacagttcaaatgaaagtaatttataattcACGGCTTTTGCTGTCAATGCAGCGGtggtataacaaggcaacCTTTGTTATACCATCGATTTTAGCTGTTATACCACTATTACGCGGAAATAGTGAAGCTATAAACGAATCAAATTTCCGAAATTTAATAGGACTGaatggagtccaattcggtctgtaatcatacaagtgattaacaaaattggCCGACTGCATAGTGGATCCAGTATGATTGAGTTACgaattaatcataaccattacaatttttgagaaaacaataattttttttttccggaaaAGAGCTTTTTATACCAAATACTGGCAGAGTCACTGTCTAAGGTTACAAATTCATCTTTTTGGGTAAATCCCCAGTTTGATAGGTTAAGCAGTCATTTGTTTGGTGGTTGTTATAAATtatgtgattggtggattaagCTGAGTGCACTTAACATGATTGGCTGAGGTAACTGTCTCATTTCAGGAATCCGATAACAGCCAACTGTTCGATTTTAACCCTACACAATAattagtgaaaaataaagcggttaatgcaccaatcaaatttgagaaaattgtaatggttatggtTAGAGATAAAAAAGGTaagtaatattttaaaactatcaTACATAACTCACAAGCCAACGGATGCGTGAAATTTACTTTCTACATACCACGGGTTGTATTTTAATTGCCAAATATTACGCAAAAATCACGCTATAATGAAATTTTTGCATATACACGAGTAGcttggaaaatttgaaataaacttTACGTGCTTCAAATAGATAAGAAACATCAGTGcaaatagccaatcagattgacaaaatttatttttttattttccattcaCAAACGAAAAAGtcctaaaatgtttctgtAAGCGTAACAATCTCTTTGGAGTTTAACCTTGTAGATTCTTGCATATTAACCCCCACTTTAATTGACAATAGCACAATGAGTCATTCAATGGCGAAATTCGAAATAAACGTCAAGTAAGACGAATAAATAAAAACGCATAGGCAACAGAAGACAGACATCTGCGGCTCTCACCATTCGAATTCTTCAATTTATAGCTGGCCCCTGTCTCTTGTTCAGGGAACCCCTTGGAAAGCGACGGCCCCTGCGAATCCATCATGGCGCTCCCCATCAGTAATATACAAGGAAGAAGGTGGCGGAGTGCATGACGCAGGCGATTACTCATTTTATATGCGCAGACACATGAGAGATAATGGGGGAGGGGATACTAGAGTTGCCTTTTTAGAATCTCGTACTTTTCTTCTGATTCGCTTGTTTGCGTTCAAAAGAAAGGATCGAATCAAACAACTTTTAATCACAAAAGTTTTAAAGGATAAGAAGATAACCCAGTTATTTTCTGTCTTGCGTTTATTGTATAACAACGAAAAGTTATTTCTTTTGATTCCCTCtccaaaatgaaatttagaaaagaaaggagaggGAAGAAGACAAGGGAAGAATATTAAGCTTTTTTAAAACATACTTTCAAGATTTGAATGTGAACCTTGGACAACGCAGTAGTGCAATTGACTTGCAATTGCGCGGATACGCGAAGAGGGGTGGATACtaagcattgtttttcttgtttttctgctTCTCTGTGGGCTTGGTGAACAAGGTTATATGCCAAGTTTAATGCAACAAGTTTTGTCTAATCTGGGCGAAATCTAACATGGCAGACGATGGAAAAGGTGACGCAGACCCTTGTCCACTTCAATACCTCGATTTTAAAATGGTGGATCACAAGGCAATGTGTCCCTTTTATACGTCTTTGTTGACGCGCACAGCTGAACAAGGTATCGCCCCCGAGGACCTTCACCTCCTTCAAAGCGACCTTGAAACACTACTGGCGGGCGCTAATCGCCGTATAAGACAGATTGATACTGAAAATAAACTGTTAGTTGATTGGGTAGAGAAAAAAGACAGGAAAAGCGTTCGGCAGCGTGAGTTGGAGATAATGAATGCCCTGCAATCGTCTTCATTCAAAAGAAGTCGGCCTGCCTCAGAGCAGGAAAGAGGGgccaaaaaacagaaatttgtcGAGTCTCACAATGCTAGCCCAGCACCGACTGGAAGGCCCAAAAGTAAACAATCGGCTTCCTCTGAGGGAGGCCaagaggaagaaaaatttCCTGCAAGCGTGAAGGCAAAAACTGATGCACCTAACAGGTTTTGGACTGCAGTTGAACCTTATTGTGCAGACATTACTTTAGAGGATCAAAAGTATCTTGAAGATTCTCTGAAAGTTCCTGATGATGATTCAGATTATTACAAAGTACCACCCTTAGGAAGACATTATGCTGAAAAATGGGCACAAGAAGATCTTCTTGACGAACAAGAGGAAGGTTGCAGGATGCAGGATAAAAAACTACGCGGTACTTTGACTTCTACAAGTGAAAACATgaccaaaacaataattgaagACAAATCAACACTCAAGAAAGTAGATTCTACTGGACTACCAGAAGAAAATCTCTGTCCATTTGGTCCACTTACTCAAAGATTAGTTTCAGCTCTTATAGAAGAAAACATAATTGCCCCAATTTCAGAGCAGACTTCTGGATCAGGAAGCTCTGATAGTGCCACAACTACTAGAAGTGGAAGCAACTCCCCACGTACCCCCACTAAGGCACCCCATGTCCCCAACACCAGGATGTTGGAGGCACGGATCAGAGAAGAACTGGTTTTTCAGGGATTGCTTGAGCCTGACAATCAGACAGATGaggaaaatgatgatgaagtTTTGAGTGAACTAAAAAGGCATCAAAATGAACTTCGTGCACTTATGGCTAAAAATAGGCAGCAGAAAATGGAGCTGTTAAAGTTAACACAGGAAGAAATTAAGAAGCAAGAGTTGAAGCATAGGGCACAAGTTGCAGATGCAGAAGTTATGGAGTGGTTCAGGAAAATGATGGCTGgtaaacaaaagagaaagtctccttctaagaaagaaaaggaagctgCGTGGAAGGCATTGAGAGAAAGGGAAGCTATCCTAAGGGTGCTTGGTAACTCATTATGAGtttgcaaatttaaataaaaagttACCTTTATACATAAGGGATATAAATGTACATGTAGATAGACTCAACCATACAGGCAGAGTTTGGTTAGAGAGCCTGCATGTGTCCTTATGTGCACCAGACTAATGAGACCTTGTGAACAGCTGAACTCAATAATATTACACCTATGCATTGTACACACATGGATTGAAACAACCTGACTGTTGTTTGACAAATTAAccaatagattccatgttgctgtgcatctgttcagtaatagatcaaaGATGACGTTAAgttgtggtaagaacaaaaaagtagcATAAGAGCTGATAGGTTAGTGTCACtaatgttcttaccacattttgatgtcatctgtgatctgttAGTGATCAGATGCACAGGAACATAGAATCTATCTTTCTTATATGATAAAGAAGTAAGAAAGTCAACAGTGACGTCATTTATGCATCTGTCCTTCAATAGATCATAGATAGCAACCAATCTAAATGCAGGTGGAATTTAAAATACATAtaaaacaacacagatttgGACTCTTTTCACATTTACAAAACTGATTCACTTTATTTGAACACATTCATTGTTGAAAACCGATCTCAAAGCCATGAAATTGCTTCTCAGAAATTAATATATAAATACTCTTAAATTATGTACAGAAAcccagtgttctccctaagttttagctcagcaggtaagggacaattcctgaccggtatgttttaaaaaaacttaaatagttttagtaaaccttcaagaggttgcaggctgtaagaactgttgcttgaggcagtaaattttaccggttaccgcctggTACAGAGAGCACTGCAAACCCGTATCAGAGAAAGGCCCGAATGGGGATTCAAACCCTGAGCTCTgtgatgccagtgcagtgctctaccggTTGAGCTAGGGGGCCAACTGTGACctggtcattatgtgggtTGATGATAAGTCTGCATATGATGGATATAGATTTATCTCTATatgatgttaatacatgaaattcatgtattggCTTAAAGCTAAGAGGATCATACACATTTGTGTCAATCTGCAGTCCTAATACatcaatttcatgtattaaaaTATCTATAGATTTAAATCCAGCATCTATGGGCTTATAATAGACCCACAtaacgaccagctcccagtgtgcctgatagctcaactggttgAACACTGCACCAGCATCACAAACATCAGGGTTCAAGTCTccattcaggcctgaattatCCAGGACTTCCTTACTACTGTTTAAGTAGCGCCAAAAACTGCGAAGAGCATGCTGATTCATGTTAATCCGTAGTTCTAATGCAAGAATTTCACATATTGACATTATGTATATACAGATCTAGTAACACAAAGTTGGTagtttttctttaaagttGATAAATAGACGAGTGCCATTTTTATCTAAAGGGGTGAAATGTTTTGGCCTTGTGTCTATGTTAtggatattattattattgctagaAGAACAGGACAGAaggccaaaacaaaacatcctGTGGACATATAATGTAGAGAGCGCAAGGATTTTGAAATACCGGTATCAATAAAACTGAACCCAAAGATGGCTGATCTGTGGAGAGCTGCAGTGTACTATGCAAAACAGGAATGTGCTCTTGTTTC
This sequence is a window from Acropora palmata chromosome 9, jaAcrPala1.3, whole genome shotgun sequence. Protein-coding genes within it:
- the LOC141892406 gene encoding transcriptional adapter 3-like; this encodes MADDGKGDADPCPLQYLDFKMVDHKAMCPFYTSLLTRTAEQGIAPEDLHLLQSDLETLLAGANRRIRQIDTENKLLVDWVEKKDRKSVRQRELEIMNALQSSSFKRSRPASEQERGAKKQKFVESHNASPAPTGRPKSKQSASSEGGQEEEKFPASVKAKTDAPNRFWTAVEPYCADITLEDQKYLEDSLKVPDDDSDYYKVPPLGRHYAEKWAQEDLLDEQEEGCRMQDKKLRGTLTSTSENMTKTIIEDKSTLKKVDSTGLPEENLCPFGPLTQRLVSALIEENIIAPISEQTSGSGSSDSATTTRSGSNSPRTPTKAPHVPNTRMLEARIREELVFQGLLEPDNQTDEENDDEVLSELKRHQNELRALMAKNRQQKMELLKLTQEEIKKQELKHRAQVADAEVMEWFRKMMAGKQKRKSPSKKEKEAAWKALREREAILRVLGNSL